One region of Mycolicibacterium lutetiense genomic DNA includes:
- the nirD gene encoding nitrite reductase small subunit NirD, producing MTLLDDGTDVYNPPFSGWTTACRYDFLMPCRGVAVLLPDGSQAALFRLDDGSLHAVGNVDPFSGAAVLSRGIVGDRGGCATVQSPIKKQAFALDDGRCLDDSAVAIPVYRTRVTPGGFVQLAA from the coding sequence ATGACACTGCTCGACGACGGCACGGACGTGTACAACCCCCCGTTCTCGGGATGGACGACAGCCTGCCGCTATGACTTTCTGATGCCCTGCCGGGGCGTCGCGGTGCTGCTGCCCGACGGTTCGCAGGCGGCGTTGTTCCGTCTCGATGACGGCTCGTTGCACGCGGTGGGCAATGTCGACCCGTTCTCCGGTGCGGCGGTGCTGTCCCGGGGGATCGTGGGTGATCGTGGCGGGTGCGCGACGGTGCAGTCGCCGATCAAGAAACAGGCCTTTGCGCTCGATGACGGTCGGTGCCTCGACGACAGCGCCGTGGCGATACCGGTCTACCGGACCAGGGTGACGCCGGGCGGGTTCGTTCAGCTCGCGGCCTGA
- a CDS encoding transcriptional repressor, with translation MRPGNRVPAERLREHLLNALERTSRPMTTAQLRDDMHEHFRAPVVIESVYRNLTVLERRGAVERFRLQGRDAHWSRAADQAAS, from the coding sequence GTGCGGCCCGGTAACCGGGTCCCGGCCGAACGTCTGCGTGAACACCTGCTGAATGCTCTGGAGCGCACATCCCGGCCGATGACGACCGCACAGCTACGCGACGATATGCACGAGCATTTTCGTGCACCGGTGGTGATCGAGTCGGTGTACCGCAATCTGACGGTGCTCGAACGACGCGGCGCCGTGGAGCGCTTCAGGCTGCAGGGGCGTGACGCCCACTGGAGCCGGGCGGCCGATCAGGCCGCGAGCTGA
- a CDS encoding uroporphyrinogen-III synthase, whose translation MTEPDWAPLTGFRVAVTSARRADELSALLTRRGATVTTAAAITMVPLPDDDELRAHTESLIAEPPDIVVATTGIGFRGWFAAADGWDLAAELTDALGKARIVSRGPKATGALRAAGLPEEWSPESESSREVLRYLVEQGVAGQRIAVQLHGATDEWDPFPEFLDELRNAGAEVVPIRVYRWHPAPRAGEFDQMVAGIAERRFDAVSFTSAMAVASVLMRATEMGIADRVLSALRTDVHAMCVGPVTARPLVRLGVPTSAPERMRLGALARHITDELPLLQARTVRVAGHSLEIRGTCVLVDGTVKSLSPASMSTIRALAHRPGAVVSRFDLLSALPGTGTDTHAVETAVLRLRTALGDKNIVSTVVKRGYRLAIDDTELARAR comes from the coding sequence ATGACCGAGCCTGACTGGGCACCGCTAACCGGCTTTCGCGTGGCAGTGACCTCTGCCCGCCGTGCCGATGAGCTGAGTGCGCTGCTCACCAGGCGCGGCGCGACGGTGACCACTGCGGCCGCCATCACGATGGTTCCGCTACCCGACGACGATGAACTACGCGCCCACACCGAGTCGCTGATCGCCGAGCCACCGGACATCGTGGTGGCCACCACGGGGATCGGCTTCCGCGGCTGGTTCGCCGCGGCAGACGGGTGGGACCTGGCCGCCGAACTCACCGACGCGCTGGGAAAGGCCCGCATCGTGTCCCGCGGCCCGAAGGCCACCGGGGCGTTGCGGGCCGCGGGGCTGCCCGAGGAATGGTCGCCCGAGTCGGAATCCTCCCGGGAGGTGTTGCGCTACCTCGTCGAACAGGGTGTGGCGGGGCAACGGATCGCCGTGCAGTTGCACGGGGCCACCGACGAGTGGGACCCGTTCCCCGAGTTCCTCGACGAGCTCCGGAATGCGGGCGCCGAAGTGGTGCCGATCCGGGTCTATCGCTGGCATCCCGCGCCGCGCGCAGGCGAGTTCGACCAGATGGTCGCCGGGATCGCCGAACGGCGTTTCGACGCAGTCAGTTTCACCTCGGCCATGGCGGTTGCCTCAGTCCTGATGCGGGCCACCGAGATGGGTATCGCCGACCGGGTGCTGTCAGCGTTGCGCACCGACGTCCACGCCATGTGCGTCGGCCCGGTCACCGCACGGCCGCTGGTCCGGCTCGGGGTGCCGACCTCGGCGCCCGAGCGGATGCGGTTGGGCGCCTTGGCTCGTCACATCACCGATGAACTGCCTCTGCTCCAGGCGCGGACCGTCCGGGTCGCCGGACATTCGCTCGAGATCCGGGGCACCTGCGTCCTGGTCGACGGCACGGTCAAGTCGCTGTCGCCGGCCTCGATGTCGACCATCCGGGCACTGGCGCACCGGCCCGGTGCGGTGGTGTCGCGGTTCGATCTGCTCAGTGCACTGCCGGGCACCGGGACAGACACCCACGCTGTGGAGACCGCGGTGCTGCGCCTTCGTACTGCATTGGGAGACAAGAACATCGTCTCCACGGTCGTCAAACGCGGTTACCGGCTTGCCATCGACGACACCGAACTGGCTCGAGCCCGATGA
- a CDS encoding fumarate reductase/succinate dehydrogenase flavoprotein subunit produces the protein MGELERHTYDVVVIGAGGAGLRAVIEARERGLRVAVVTKSLFGKAHTVMAEGGCAAAMRNVNTKDSWQVHFGDTMRGGKFLNNWRMAELHAQEAPDRVWELETYGALFDRTKDGRISQRNFGGHTYPRLAHVGDRTGLEIIRTLQQKIVSLQQEDKAELGDYEARIKVFHECSITDLIKDGDRIAGAFGYYRETGNFVLFEAPAIVLATGGIGKSFKVSSNSWEYTGDGHALALRAGSSLINMEFIQFHPTGMVWPLSVKGILVTEGVRGDGGVLKNSEGKRFMFDYIPAVFKGQYAETEEEADQWLKDNDSARRTPDLLPRDEVARAINSEVKAGRGSPHGGVYLDIASRMTTEEIKRRLPSMYHQFMELAEVDITKDEMEVGPTCHYVMGGIEVDPDTGGADTPGLFAAGECSGGMHGSNRLGGNSLSDLLVFGRRAGLGAADYVQALPERPKVAEAALIEATELALSPFESHANPENPYTLHAELQQCMNDLVGIIRKSEEIEEALAKLAELRTRVHNVSVEGGRVFNPGWHLAIDMRNMLLVSECVAKAALARTESRGGHTRDDYPDMDADWRHTLLVCRTSGEDQVVPDVAVTPEQQLPMREDLLATFELSELEKYYTEQELAEHPDRKG, from the coding sequence ATGGGTGAACTAGAGCGGCACACTTACGACGTAGTCGTGATCGGTGCCGGCGGGGCTGGACTACGCGCCGTGATCGAGGCGCGCGAACGCGGCCTGCGGGTGGCGGTGGTGACCAAGTCGTTGTTCGGCAAGGCCCACACCGTGATGGCCGAAGGCGGCTGCGCCGCGGCGATGCGCAACGTCAACACCAAGGACTCCTGGCAGGTGCACTTCGGTGACACCATGCGCGGCGGCAAGTTCCTCAACAACTGGCGGATGGCCGAACTGCACGCGCAGGAAGCCCCCGACCGGGTGTGGGAGCTGGAGACCTACGGCGCGCTGTTCGACCGGACCAAGGACGGCCGGATCAGCCAGCGCAACTTCGGCGGACACACCTATCCGCGCCTGGCCCACGTCGGTGACCGCACCGGCCTGGAGATCATCCGCACCCTCCAGCAGAAGATCGTCTCGCTGCAGCAGGAGGACAAGGCCGAACTCGGTGACTACGAGGCCCGGATCAAGGTCTTCCACGAGTGCTCGATCACCGACCTCATCAAAGATGGCGATCGCATTGCCGGCGCGTTCGGCTACTACCGCGAGACCGGCAACTTCGTGCTGTTCGAGGCCCCCGCGATCGTGCTGGCCACCGGCGGTATCGGCAAGTCGTTCAAGGTGTCGTCGAACTCCTGGGAGTACACCGGCGACGGCCACGCCCTGGCCCTGCGCGCCGGATCCAGCTTGATCAACATGGAGTTCATCCAGTTCCACCCGACCGGCATGGTCTGGCCGCTGTCGGTCAAGGGCATCCTGGTCACCGAGGGTGTACGCGGTGACGGCGGAGTGCTGAAGAACTCCGAGGGCAAGCGGTTCATGTTCGACTACATCCCCGCGGTGTTCAAAGGCCAGTACGCCGAGACCGAGGAAGAAGCCGACCAGTGGCTCAAGGACAATGACTCCGCGCGGCGCACCCCTGACCTGCTCCCCCGCGACGAGGTGGCCCGCGCCATCAACTCCGAGGTCAAGGCCGGCCGCGGCTCGCCACACGGCGGGGTCTACCTCGACATCGCCTCGCGCATGACCACCGAAGAGATCAAGCGCAGGTTGCCGTCGATGTATCACCAGTTCATGGAGCTGGCCGAGGTCGACATCACCAAGGACGAGATGGAAGTCGGCCCCACCTGTCACTACGTGATGGGCGGCATCGAGGTCGATCCCGATACCGGTGGCGCGGACACCCCCGGATTGTTCGCGGCTGGCGAATGCTCGGGTGGCATGCACGGCTCGAACCGGCTGGGCGGCAACTCGCTGTCCGACCTGCTGGTGTTCGGCCGTCGGGCCGGCCTCGGCGCGGCCGACTACGTGCAGGCACTGCCCGAGCGGCCCAAGGTAGCGGAGGCCGCTCTCATCGAGGCCACCGAACTGGCGTTGTCCCCGTTCGAATCTCACGCCAACCCGGAGAATCCGTACACGCTGCACGCCGAGTTGCAGCAGTGCATGAACGACTTGGTCGGCATCATCCGCAAGTCCGAAGAGATCGAGGAAGCACTGGCCAAGCTGGCCGAGCTGCGGACCCGCGTGCACAACGTCAGCGTCGAGGGCGGTCGCGTCTTCAACCCGGGCTGGCACCTGGCCATCGACATGCGCAACATGCTGCTGGTCAGCGAGTGCGTCGCCAAGGCCGCCCTGGCCCGGACCGAGAGCCGGGGCGGACACACCCGCGACGACTACCCGGACATGGACGCGGACTGGCGCCACACCCTGCTGGTGTGCCGAACCTCCGGTGAGGATCAGGTCGTGCCGGATGTGGCGGTGACGCCGGAACAGCAGCTACCCATGCGGGAGGACCTGCTGGCCACGTTCGAGCTCTCCGAACTCGAAAAGTATTACACCGAGCAGGAATTGGCCGAGCACCCCGATCGGAAGGGCTGA
- a CDS encoding DMT family transporter, with protein sequence MLIQSSATRNSPHALSSSGLWWGLLGVTAFSFTIVFTKIATGGLSPLFIGAGRAVVAAAIAVAALSLTRQALPRGRQWARLVVVAAGVVAGFPLLTSYALTVVPASHGAIVVALLPAATAVCAVLRGHERPPAAFWGLAAAGSVAAVVFAMVHGAGLRHLSWPDLLLFGAVLAAAVGYAEGGLLARELGAWQTVSWALVVAAPVMLVLTAWTVVQQPPQATPAQWAAFGYLAAVSMYLGFFAWYRGLAIGPMTQVSQVQLVQPVLTLGWSALLLHERLTWSTVLGAAAVIGCAALTVRVRLR encoded by the coding sequence ATGTTGATACAGAGTAGCGCTACTAGAAATAGTCCGCATGCGCTATCGTCCTCCGGATTGTGGTGGGGACTGCTGGGCGTGACAGCCTTCTCGTTCACCATCGTGTTCACCAAGATCGCCACCGGCGGATTATCGCCGCTGTTCATCGGTGCCGGCCGCGCCGTCGTCGCCGCGGCCATCGCGGTGGCCGCCCTCTCCCTGACCCGGCAGGCACTGCCCCGGGGCCGGCAGTGGGCGCGGTTGGTCGTGGTGGCGGCCGGCGTCGTCGCGGGGTTCCCGCTACTGACCTCGTATGCGCTCACGGTCGTCCCGGCCAGCCACGGCGCCATCGTCGTCGCCCTGCTTCCCGCCGCCACCGCGGTCTGCGCGGTTCTGCGCGGACACGAGCGCCCGCCGGCCGCGTTCTGGGGATTGGCCGCCGCCGGGTCCGTGGCGGCAGTGGTGTTCGCCATGGTGCACGGGGCCGGACTCCGCCACCTGAGCTGGCCGGACCTGCTGCTGTTCGGGGCGGTCCTCGCCGCGGCCGTCGGGTACGCCGAAGGCGGGTTACTGGCCAGAGAACTGGGCGCCTGGCAGACCGTGTCCTGGGCCCTGGTGGTCGCGGCGCCGGTGATGCTGGTCCTGACCGCATGGACCGTCGTGCAACAACCGCCGCAGGCGACGCCGGCACAGTGGGCGGCGTTCGGCTACCTCGCCGCCGTCAGCATGTATCTGGGCTTCTTCGCCTGGTACCGCGGTCTGGCCATCGGGCCGATGACCCAGGTGAGCCAGGTGCAATTGGTCCAACCGGTGCTCACCCTCGGCTGGTCCGCCCTGCTACTGCACGAACGGCTGACCTGGTCGACGGTGCTCGGCGCCGCCGCCGTCATCGGGTGCGCGGCGCTGACTGTCCGCGTCCGCCTCCGGTGA
- the nirB gene encoding nitrite reductase large subunit NirB, producing the protein MSSTQNVVVIGHGMVGHRFVEALRSRDAAGTWRITVLSEEADAAYDRVGLTGYTEHWDRGRLALPGNDYAGDDRVDLRLGCAVAEIDREARTVRTVDGQSIDYDALVLATGSYAFVPPVPGHDLPHCHVYRTLDDLDAIRAGAQAARDSKTPVGVVIGGGLLGLEAANALRGFGLATHVLEMSPHLMAAQLDPAGGALLNRMIRGLGIEVHTGVSTETIHPVQRHKPLKKSQIDDSVRVSLNDGSSVDASVIVFAAGVRPRDELARQAGLDIAQRGGVMTDLSCVTSDPSIYAIGEVAAIEGRCYGLVGPGYTSAEVVADRLLGGAAEFPEPDMSTKLKLLGVDVASFGDAQGRTPNCLDVVVNDPVKNTYAKLVLSDDAKTLLGGILVGDASAYGVLRPMVASELPGDPLSLIAPAAEGAAGASALGVSALPDIAQICSCNNVTKGDLKEAICGGCTDVPGLKKCTLAGTSCGSCVPLLKQLLEAEGVEQSKALCEHFSQSRAELFEIVSATEIRTFSGLIEQFGTGKGCDICKPTVASILASTSSDHVLSGEQASLQDSNDHFLANIQKNGSYSVVPRSPGGEITPDQLILIGEIARDFDLYTKITGGQRIDMFGARVEQLPEIWRRLVEGGMESGQAYGKSLRTVKSCVGSTWCRYGQQDSVNMAVEIEKRYRGLRSPHKIKMAVSGCARECAEAQSKDVGIIATEQGWNLYVCGNGGMSPRHAQLLAGDLDDETLIRYIDRFLMFYIRTADRLQRTAPWLESLDGGLDHLRDVVCDDSLGLAAEFEAAMERHVDGYACEWKGVLEDPEKLSRFVSFVNAPDVDDPTITFTERAGRKVPGATDFAPARSATELGMPAIIQEAK; encoded by the coding sequence ATGTCGTCAACACAGAACGTCGTGGTCATCGGACACGGCATGGTGGGACACCGCTTCGTCGAGGCGCTGCGGTCCCGTGACGCCGCGGGCACCTGGCGGATCACCGTGTTGTCCGAGGAAGCTGACGCCGCGTATGACCGGGTCGGCCTGACCGGTTACACCGAACACTGGGACCGGGGCCGGCTGGCGCTGCCCGGCAACGACTATGCCGGCGACGACCGGGTCGACCTGCGGCTGGGCTGTGCGGTGGCCGAGATCGACCGGGAGGCCCGCACGGTGCGGACTGTCGACGGTCAAAGCATCGATTACGACGCGCTGGTACTGGCCACCGGCTCGTATGCCTTCGTGCCGCCGGTGCCAGGCCACGACCTGCCGCACTGCCACGTCTATCGAACGCTGGACGACCTGGACGCCATCCGGGCCGGCGCACAGGCCGCCCGCGACTCGAAAACGCCCGTCGGTGTGGTGATCGGCGGTGGCCTGCTCGGCCTGGAAGCCGCGAATGCGTTGCGCGGGTTCGGGCTGGCGACCCACGTGTTGGAGATGTCGCCGCACCTGATGGCGGCCCAGCTGGACCCGGCCGGTGGCGCACTGCTGAACCGGATGATCCGGGGTCTCGGCATCGAGGTACACACCGGAGTCAGCACCGAGACCATTCACCCGGTGCAGCGGCACAAGCCGCTGAAGAAATCCCAGATCGATGACTCGGTGCGGGTGTCGCTCAACGACGGCAGCAGCGTCGACGCCAGCGTGATCGTGTTCGCGGCCGGGGTGCGTCCCCGCGACGAGCTGGCCCGTCAAGCGGGACTCGACATCGCGCAGCGCGGCGGCGTGATGACCGACTTGTCGTGTGTCACCAGCGATCCCAGCATCTACGCGATCGGCGAGGTGGCCGCGATCGAGGGCCGTTGTTACGGCTTGGTGGGCCCCGGCTACACCAGTGCCGAGGTGGTCGCCGACCGGTTGCTCGGTGGCGCGGCCGAGTTCCCCGAGCCGGATATGTCCACCAAGCTCAAGCTGCTCGGCGTGGACGTGGCCAGCTTCGGCGATGCCCAGGGGCGGACGCCCAACTGCCTGGACGTCGTGGTCAATGATCCGGTGAAGAATACCTACGCCAAGCTGGTCCTCTCCGATGACGCCAAGACGCTGCTCGGCGGCATCCTGGTCGGTGACGCGTCGGCCTACGGGGTGCTGCGTCCGATGGTTGCCAGCGAGCTGCCCGGCGACCCGCTGTCGTTGATAGCGCCGGCCGCTGAAGGCGCGGCTGGGGCCTCTGCTCTCGGTGTGAGTGCCCTGCCCGATATTGCGCAGATCTGCTCCTGCAACAACGTGACCAAAGGTGATCTCAAGGAAGCCATCTGCGGTGGCTGCACCGATGTCCCCGGCCTGAAGAAGTGCACGTTGGCCGGCACGTCGTGCGGGTCCTGCGTGCCGCTGCTCAAGCAGCTGCTGGAGGCCGAGGGAGTCGAGCAGTCCAAGGCGTTGTGTGAGCACTTCAGCCAGTCGCGGGCCGAACTCTTCGAGATCGTCAGTGCCACCGAGATCCGGACCTTCTCGGGTCTGATCGAGCAGTTCGGTACCGGAAAGGGTTGCGACATCTGCAAACCCACCGTCGCATCGATCCTGGCCTCCACCAGCTCCGACCACGTGCTCTCCGGTGAGCAGGCCTCGCTGCAGGACTCCAACGACCACTTCCTGGCCAACATCCAGAAGAACGGCAGCTACTCGGTGGTGCCGCGGTCGCCCGGCGGTGAGATCACTCCCGATCAGCTGATCCTGATCGGTGAGATCGCAAGGGATTTCGATCTTTACACCAAGATCACCGGCGGTCAGCGCATCGACATGTTCGGTGCGCGCGTCGAACAGCTGCCCGAGATCTGGCGACGGCTGGTCGAAGGTGGCATGGAATCCGGGCAGGCGTACGGGAAGTCGCTGCGCACCGTGAAGAGTTGCGTGGGCAGCACCTGGTGCCGGTACGGGCAACAGGATTCGGTGAACATGGCCGTCGAGATCGAGAAGCGCTACCGGGGTCTGCGCTCACCGCACAAGATCAAGATGGCAGTGTCGGGGTGCGCACGCGAATGCGCGGAAGCACAGAGCAAGGACGTCGGCATCATCGCCACCGAACAGGGCTGGAACCTCTACGTGTGCGGTAACGGCGGGATGTCACCGCGGCACGCGCAGCTGCTGGCCGGCGATCTCGATGACGAGACGCTGATCCGCTACATCGACCGCTTCCTGATGTTCTACATCCGAACCGCTGACCGCCTGCAAAGGACGGCCCCTTGGTTGGAATCTCTTGATGGCGGGCTCGACCACCTCCGCGATGTCGTGTGCGACGACTCCCTCGGCCTGGCAGCCGAGTTCGAGGCGGCCATGGAGCGCCACGTCGACGGCTACGCCTGCGAGTGGAAGGGCGTGCTCGAGGACCCGGAGAAGCTGTCGCGCTTCGTCTCGTTCGTCAATGCGCCCGACGTGGACGATCCGACGATCACATTCACCGAGCGGGCCGGCCGGAAGGTGCCGGGCGCTACGGACTTCGCGCCCGCGAGGAGCGCAACAGAGCTGGGTATGCCGGCGATCATCCAGGAGGCGAAATGA
- a CDS encoding sirohydrochlorin chelatase, producing MSLVLVAHGTRKPGGVAMIGDLAARVSDLLGRPVHVSFVDVVGPTPSEVLASLPTDCPAVVVPAFLAAGYHVRVDVPAHVAASEHPAVTVTTPLGPCPGTVRVLADRLIESGWRPGDSVILAAAGTSDRSAQSDLRHTAALLSAMTGDRVELAFAATGAPSVAEAVAAQRRRGHRRVAVASYLLADGLFQDRLRESGADLVSEPLGTHPGMVRLIANRFRRAGVLSLPAAA from the coding sequence ATGAGCCTGGTCCTGGTCGCACACGGAACCCGCAAGCCGGGCGGTGTGGCGATGATCGGCGATCTCGCCGCGCGGGTGTCCGACCTGTTGGGCCGGCCGGTACACGTCTCGTTCGTCGACGTCGTGGGCCCGACCCCGAGCGAGGTTCTGGCGTCCCTGCCCACGGACTGCCCGGCGGTGGTGGTGCCCGCGTTCCTGGCTGCCGGGTATCACGTCCGGGTCGATGTGCCCGCCCACGTGGCGGCCAGTGAGCACCCGGCCGTCACCGTCACCACGCCGCTAGGGCCCTGCCCTGGCACGGTCCGGGTTCTCGCCGATCGGCTCATCGAATCGGGATGGCGGCCGGGCGATTCGGTGATACTCGCGGCAGCTGGAACTTCCGACAGGAGTGCCCAGTCCGACCTTCGGCACACCGCTGCGCTGCTGTCAGCGATGACCGGCGACCGCGTAGAACTGGCCTTCGCCGCCACCGGCGCGCCGAGCGTTGCCGAAGCCGTCGCCGCGCAGCGCCGCCGCGGCCATCGCCGCGTAGCTGTGGCGTCCTATCTGCTCGCCGATGGACTTTTCCAGGACCGGCTGCGTGAATCCGGTGCCGACCTCGTGAGCGAACCGCTCGGCACCCATCCCGGCATGGTCCGGCTGATTGCAAACCGGTTCCGCCGCGCTGGAGTACTGAGCCTGCCCGCGGCGGCGTGA
- a CDS encoding aminotransferase-like domain-containing protein, with the protein MDNDSTERIVSGLRKWITTAPPGAQLPSNRALVAEYAASPVTVAKAMRTLRSLGLVESRSGVGTFVRAVRSARLPDYGWQTAALRSPQARIPALSTPLRGVAPDVIALHSGYPVRELLPQRLVRTAFARAARGDAALHPAPAPGRPDLQAWFAQELAEAFGAGVTAPTAREVIVLPGSQSGLSSIFRALVGFGQPMLIESPSYWGAILAAAHCGVRLVPVPSGPSGPEPEELSRAFAESGARVFYAQPNFANPTGAQWDPERAGQVLEVVRSHGAFLIEDDWAHDFGIDSTSRPVAASDDAGHVIYLRSLTKSVSPSVRVAAMVARGPARERILADRGAESMYVSGLLQAAALDVVTQPAWRTHLRDLRQQLRARRDHLIAALAEHASGAQLEQVPRGGLHLWLRLPDAIDLQRLVRECEAESVLVAAGDEWFPAEPSGPYLRLNYCGPDPQRFDEAARVIGRALAHQSG; encoded by the coding sequence ATGGATAACGATAGCACTGAGCGGATCGTGTCCGGCCTGCGAAAGTGGATCACCACCGCGCCGCCGGGTGCGCAGCTACCGTCCAACCGCGCTCTGGTGGCGGAGTATGCAGCTAGTCCGGTGACGGTGGCCAAGGCCATGCGCACGCTACGCAGCCTGGGCCTGGTGGAGAGCCGGTCGGGGGTCGGGACGTTCGTGCGGGCAGTGCGCAGCGCGCGCCTGCCCGACTATGGCTGGCAGACCGCGGCGCTGCGGTCCCCGCAGGCGCGCATCCCGGCGTTGTCGACGCCGCTGCGTGGTGTCGCGCCTGACGTGATCGCGTTGCACTCCGGTTATCCGGTCCGCGAACTGCTTCCGCAGCGGTTGGTCCGCACCGCATTCGCGCGGGCTGCCCGCGGGGATGCCGCGCTGCACCCGGCGCCTGCACCCGGCCGTCCCGACCTGCAGGCCTGGTTCGCCCAGGAACTGGCCGAGGCGTTCGGTGCCGGGGTGACCGCGCCGACGGCACGTGAGGTGATCGTGCTGCCGGGGAGTCAGAGCGGTCTGAGTTCCATCTTTCGTGCCCTGGTCGGGTTCGGGCAGCCGATGTTGATCGAATCGCCCAGCTACTGGGGGGCCATTCTGGCGGCGGCCCACTGCGGTGTCCGGTTGGTTCCGGTGCCCAGCGGGCCGAGCGGACCTGAGCCCGAGGAACTTTCGCGTGCGTTCGCCGAGAGCGGTGCCCGGGTCTTCTACGCCCAACCGAATTTCGCCAATCCGACTGGTGCCCAATGGGATCCAGAACGGGCCGGCCAGGTGCTCGAGGTGGTGCGCAGTCACGGCGCCTTCCTGATCGAGGATGACTGGGCGCATGACTTCGGTATCGACAGCACGTCCCGGCCGGTGGCGGCATCCGACGACGCGGGCCACGTCATCTATCTGAGGTCGCTGACCAAGAGTGTGTCGCCGTCTGTCCGGGTGGCGGCGATGGTGGCCAGAGGTCCTGCGCGCGAACGGATTCTGGCCGATCGCGGTGCGGAGTCGATGTACGTCAGTGGGTTGTTGCAGGCCGCTGCGCTGGATGTGGTGACCCAGCCGGCCTGGCGAACCCACCTACGCGACCTGCGCCAGCAGTTGCGGGCCCGGCGTGACCATCTGATCGCCGCGCTGGCCGAGCATGCGTCCGGCGCCCAGTTGGAGCAGGTGCCTCGCGGCGGTCTGCACCTGTGGCTGCGCCTGCCCGATGCGATCGACCTGCAGCGCCTGGTGCGTGAGTGTGAGGCCGAGTCGGTGCTGGTCGCGGCCGGCGATGAATGGTTTCCCGCCGAGCCCTCCGGGCCGTACCTGCGTCTCAACTATTGCGGGCCCGATCCACAGCGCTTCGACGAGGCTGCCCGGGTCATCGGCCGGGCGCTGGCGCATCAATCGGGCTGA
- a CDS encoding isocitrate lyase/PEP mutase family protein, which yields MSETTLQERAAALLAMHQPGNPVVLPTVWDAWSARLAVGEGFSALTVGSHPLADSIGKADGEVMSFDDLLTRVRQIIDAVDVPVSVDIESGYGERPERLIEGLLDVGAVGFNLEDTVHKEDKRLRSPAEHAELVGQLRAAADAAGVHVVINARTDLFLRKDGDAADRVDRAIARLSEAAAAGADSLFPAGLSDPEGLGRFVSGVPLPVSVTVPADSADLAALADLGVGRITFGPFLQAALSARAKEILRRWR from the coding sequence ATGAGTGAGACGACGTTGCAGGAGCGGGCCGCGGCGCTGCTGGCGATGCACCAACCGGGCAACCCCGTTGTGTTGCCCACGGTCTGGGACGCGTGGTCGGCCCGACTGGCTGTCGGCGAGGGGTTCTCCGCGCTCACGGTGGGTAGCCACCCGCTGGCGGATTCCATCGGCAAGGCCGATGGCGAGGTGATGTCGTTCGACGACCTGCTGACCCGTGTGCGTCAGATCATCGACGCGGTCGACGTGCCGGTTTCGGTGGATATCGAATCCGGCTACGGCGAGCGGCCGGAGCGGCTGATCGAGGGGTTGCTCGACGTCGGTGCGGTCGGCTTCAACCTCGAGGACACCGTGCACAAGGAGGATAAGCGGCTGCGCAGCCCGGCCGAGCACGCCGAGTTGGTGGGGCAACTGCGTGCGGCGGCCGACGCCGCGGGAGTGCATGTGGTGATCAATGCGCGCACCGACCTCTTTCTGCGCAAGGACGGAGATGCCGCGGATCGGGTGGACCGTGCGATCGCCCGGCTGTCCGAGGCGGCCGCGGCGGGTGCCGATTCGCTGTTCCCCGCCGGCCTGAGCGATCCGGAAGGCTTGGGGCGCTTCGTTTCCGGGGTGCCGTTGCCGGTCAGCGTGACCGTTCCGGCCGATAGCGCCGACCTCGCCGCGTTGGCCGACCTGGGCGTGGGACGCATCACCTTCGGGCCGTTCCTGCAGGCCGCGCTGAGCGCGCGGGCCAAGGAGATCCTGCGGCGCTGGCGGTAA